A portion of the Bacillus horti genome contains these proteins:
- a CDS encoding adenylosuccinate synthase, which yields MAGVVVVGTQWGDEGKGKITDFLSEKAEVIARYQGGNNAGHTIIFEGKKYKLHLIPSGIFYQDKICVIGNGMVINPKALIEEIQYIHDQGFSTEHLRISSRAHVILPYHIRLDLAEEKSKGDDKIGTTGKGIGPAYMDKAARTGIRIADLLDPEEFKAKLERNLAEKNRLLEKVYNEEGLKFEEIYDEYVKLADQIRPYVTDTSVVLNDALDGGQRVLFEGAQGVMLDIDQGTYPFVTSSNPIAGGVCIGSGVGPTKIGHVVGVAKAYTTRVGDGPFPTELDGEIAHQIREVGKEYGTTTGRARRVGWFDSVVVRHARRVSGITDLSLNSIDVLTGIDTLRICTAYEYKGEVIDAFPASLKVLAECKPVYEELPGWTEDITQCRSLDDLPVNARHYIERISQLTGIPLTIFSVGPDRQQTNLVRGVYA from the coding sequence ATGGCAGGTGTTGTTGTGGTAGGAACACAGTGGGGAGATGAAGGAAAAGGAAAAATCACAGACTTTCTATCTGAGAAAGCGGAGGTTATTGCACGCTATCAGGGTGGAAACAATGCGGGACATACGATTATTTTTGAAGGTAAAAAGTATAAGCTCCATCTGATTCCCTCCGGTATTTTTTATCAGGATAAGATTTGTGTTATCGGTAATGGAATGGTTATTAATCCAAAGGCTTTAATTGAGGAAATTCAGTATATTCATGATCAGGGCTTTTCAACGGAACATTTGCGAATTAGCAGCCGTGCGCATGTGATTTTACCCTATCATATAAGGTTAGATCTTGCTGAGGAGAAGAGCAAGGGTGACGATAAAATTGGAACGACTGGTAAAGGGATTGGGCCGGCGTATATGGATAAAGCGGCAAGAACGGGAATCCGTATTGCTGATCTGTTAGACCCAGAGGAATTTAAAGCGAAGTTAGAAAGAAATCTAGCGGAGAAAAATCGTTTATTAGAGAAGGTATATAATGAAGAAGGCCTTAAATTTGAGGAGATTTATGACGAATATGTCAAATTAGCGGATCAAATTCGCCCTTATGTGACAGATACGTCTGTGGTGTTAAACGACGCCTTAGACGGTGGTCAACGCGTGTTGTTTGAAGGGGCTCAGGGAGTCATGCTTGATATCGACCAAGGAACGTATCCGTTTGTTACGTCTTCAAACCCTATTGCTGGTGGAGTGTGTATCGGGTCTGGAGTAGGTCCGACAAAAATTGGGCATGTTGTCGGTGTAGCTAAAGCGTATACGACTCGTGTCGGCGACGGTCCTTTCCCAACGGAGCTTGATGGTGAAATCGCTCATCAGATCCGAGAGGTAGGGAAGGAGTACGGGACGACGACGGGAAGAGCTAGACGTGTAGGCTGGTTTGATAGCGTGGTGGTACGTCACGCAAGACGTGTAAGTGGAATTACGGATCTATCCTTGAATTCTATAGATGTGCTAACAGGCATAGATACGCTAAGGATCTGTACAGCGTATGAGTATAAAGGAGAGGTTATAGACGCTTTCCCTGCTAGTCTAAAGGTTCTAGCGGAGTGTAAGCCTGTGTATGAGGAGCTTCCTGGATGGACAGAGGATATTACACAGTGTCGTTCTCTTGATGATTTACCAGTAAATGCGCGTCATTATATAGAAAGAATTTCTCAGCTTACAGGAATTCCATTAACCATCTTTTCTGTAGGTCCAGACCGTCAGCAGACGAACCTAGTTCGTGGAGTTTATGCTTAA
- the dnaB gene encoding replicative DNA helicase has translation MSDLFLDRTPPHNIEAEQAVIGAVFLEPDALISAVEFIQAEDFYRTTHQRIFEIMQELAEAGQPVDLITVTSELQDRKWLEDVGGVSYLSDVANSVPTAANVAYYAKMVQEKALLRRLIKVATQIVSSGYSTQDEVEEVLSQAERSIMDLSGSRTNDGFVAIKDVLLETYERIETLHNSSSDLTGMATGYRDLDKMTSGFQRSDLFILAARPSVGKTAFALNVAQNVAARANETVAIFSLEMSASQLVQRMLCAEGNIDANRMRTGTFKEEDWEKLTMAIATLSKASIYIDDTPGITVGQIRSKCRRLKAEHGLGMILIDYLQLIHGSGKENRQQEISMISRTLKTIARELDCTVIALSQLSRAVEQRQDKRPMLSDLRESGSIEQDADIVAFLYRDDYYDQESENKNVIEIIIAKQRNGPVGKVELAFLKEYNKFVNLSRQDEPQAPPGA, from the coding sequence GAGCCTGATGCTTTAATCAGCGCCGTAGAGTTCATTCAAGCTGAGGATTTTTATCGGACGACACATCAGCGTATCTTTGAAATCATGCAGGAGCTAGCTGAAGCTGGTCAGCCTGTAGATTTGATTACAGTCACGTCAGAGCTGCAGGATCGCAAGTGGCTTGAGGACGTGGGGGGAGTAAGCTACTTAAGTGATGTAGCGAATTCCGTTCCAACGGCAGCTAACGTGGCGTATTATGCGAAAATGGTGCAGGAAAAAGCTCTGCTTCGCCGTCTGATCAAAGTGGCTACTCAGATCGTCAGCAGCGGGTATTCCACTCAGGATGAAGTGGAAGAGGTCCTGTCTCAGGCTGAAAGAAGTATCATGGATTTGTCGGGAAGCCGGACAAATGATGGCTTTGTAGCGATTAAAGATGTATTGCTAGAGACGTATGAGCGAATTGAAACACTGCACAACTCATCTAGTGACTTGACGGGAATGGCTACGGGATATCGCGATTTGGATAAGATGACATCTGGGTTCCAGCGCTCCGATTTGTTTATCCTAGCCGCAAGACCGTCTGTAGGAAAAACGGCGTTTGCTTTAAATGTTGCTCAGAATGTGGCGGCTCGGGCGAATGAAACAGTAGCTATATTCTCCCTTGAGATGTCAGCGTCTCAGCTGGTACAGCGTATGCTTTGTGCGGAAGGAAACATCGACGCAAACCGGATGAGAACGGGGACGTTTAAGGAAGAGGATTGGGAGAAGCTAACGATGGCGATTGCTACGCTTTCCAAGGCCAGCATCTATATTGATGATACTCCCGGTATTACGGTTGGACAGATTCGTTCGAAGTGTCGTCGCTTGAAGGCTGAGCATGGCTTGGGGATGATCCTGATCGACTACCTACAGCTTATTCATGGCTCGGGGAAGGAAAACAGGCAGCAGGAAATTTCCATGATCTCTCGAACGTTAAAGACGATCGCCAGGGAGCTGGATTGTACAGTGATTGCTCTATCTCAGCTCAGCCGTGCGGTGGAGCAAAGGCAGGATAAACGTCCAATGCTTTCTGATTTGAGGGAATCGGGATCAATCGAGCAGGATGCGGATATTGTGGCCTTTTTATACCGTGATGATTACTATGATCAGGAAAGTGAGAACAAGAACGTAATTGAGATCATAATCGCTAAGCAGCGTAATGGTCCGGTTGGTAAGGTCGAGCTGGCGTTTTTGAAGGAATATAATAAGTTTGTGAATCTGAGTCGTCAGGATGAGCCGCAGGCACCTCCTGGGGCATAG
- the yycF gene encoding response regulator YycF: MSYKILVVDDERPIADILQFSLEKEGYTVVCAFDGEEAIAKANEELPDLILLDIMLPKKDGLEACREIRKKQDVPIIMLTAKDSEVDKVLGLELGADDYVTKPFSTRELMARVKANLRRIVQQKEANTEEDTGIRIRDIIIHPESYTVYKNEQRVELTHREFELLLYMSKHLGHVLTREHLLQAVWGYDYYGDVRTVDVTVRRLREKVETDPSQPEYILTRRGVGYSLMDTTAKGNGMLL, translated from the coding sequence ATGAGCTATAAAATTCTAGTGGTGGATGACGAACGCCCTATCGCCGATATTCTACAATTTAGTTTAGAGAAGGAAGGCTACACTGTGGTTTGCGCTTTTGATGGAGAAGAAGCAATCGCCAAAGCAAATGAAGAGCTACCTGATCTTATTCTGTTAGATATTATGCTACCTAAAAAGGATGGGCTTGAGGCGTGTCGTGAAATTAGAAAGAAGCAGGACGTTCCCATTATTATGCTTACAGCTAAGGACTCCGAGGTAGATAAGGTCCTTGGGCTAGAGCTGGGGGCGGATGATTACGTAACGAAGCCTTTTAGCACAAGAGAGCTTATGGCCCGTGTTAAGGCGAATCTTCGTAGAATCGTTCAGCAGAAAGAGGCGAATACGGAGGAGGATACGGGCATCCGCATTCGAGATATTATCATTCATCCAGAATCGTACACGGTTTATAAAAATGAGCAAAGAGTTGAGCTCACTCATCGGGAGTTTGAGCTTTTATTATACATGTCTAAGCACCTAGGCCATGTGCTAACGAGAGAGCATCTATTACAGGCTGTTTGGGGCTATGACTATTACGGAGATGTAAGAACGGTTGATGTGACGGTTAGGCGCTTAAGAGAGAAGGTGGAGACGGACCCAAGTCAGCCTGAGTATATTTTGACTCGGCGAGGTGTGGGATATTCCTTGATGGATACAACGGCTAAAGGAAATGGAATGCTGCTATGA
- a CDS encoding peptidoglycan DD-metalloendopeptidase family protein, which produces MSTFQDKLKKASMWMKARITQGIEHGKRTISQYKKHIIISGISAGVLFTVSAVGYTYYQSQVQPIYHVYFQNQQIGTVDNPDIVNQWIDNKIEAVTADYEDITFQTNHKVAFEEEELYKPSFDNQATLEELEGLFEIRATAIRLEVDGEFIGYIPNEESVYTLLDEMKSEYVSEEFLATMQSEGFREDRNASFAVATLANDGQIDPDESENTAVNGKALDISALDFDKLHMTKANVQQQIGVHETVVNPEDVMNAEQLSEIFHGTSVEEQIYEVQSGDVLGSIAQKHDMTTSELLALNPELQADQLLQIGQEVVITGSKAFISVETVEQVKKVEKIPFTTDYQQTDELYKGERRTVTHGSEGQKAVVYEIVKVDGKEITRQAIDSEVMIEPETEVVLVGTKVKPSRGSGQFSWPAVGGKVSSGFGPRWGRQHNGIDISSVRDKTIKAADNGKVTTAGYHRGYGNYVVIDHGNGYETLYGHLESISVSKGDVVQTGDKLGVMGSTGNSTGIHLHFEIIKNGRNLNPAQYVSR; this is translated from the coding sequence ATGTCGACATTCCAAGACAAGCTCAAAAAAGCTTCAATGTGGATGAAAGCTAGAATAACCCAGGGAATCGAGCATGGTAAACGTACTATTTCGCAATACAAGAAACACATTATTATTTCAGGTATTTCAGCAGGTGTCTTATTTACAGTGAGTGCGGTAGGCTATACATACTATCAATCTCAGGTTCAACCGATCTATCACGTGTATTTCCAAAATCAACAGATTGGTACGGTCGATAACCCTGACATCGTTAATCAATGGATCGACAATAAAATAGAAGCTGTAACGGCGGATTATGAAGATATTACCTTCCAAACCAATCACAAGGTTGCTTTTGAGGAAGAAGAATTATACAAGCCGTCTTTTGACAATCAAGCTACTTTAGAAGAGCTTGAAGGGCTTTTTGAAATACGAGCTACGGCTATCCGTTTGGAGGTCGATGGTGAATTCATCGGATATATTCCAAACGAAGAAAGCGTCTATACATTACTAGACGAAATGAAAAGCGAATATGTTTCAGAAGAATTTTTGGCTACGATGCAAAGTGAAGGATTTAGAGAAGATAGAAATGCTAGCTTTGCCGTCGCGACTCTAGCTAATGATGGTCAAATCGATCCTGATGAGTCAGAAAATACGGCTGTTAATGGAAAGGCTTTAGATATCAGTGCTTTAGATTTCGATAAGCTGCATATGACGAAAGCGAATGTTCAGCAGCAAATTGGCGTGCATGAAACAGTTGTTAACCCTGAGGATGTCATGAATGCTGAACAGCTAAGTGAGATTTTCCACGGAACAAGTGTTGAAGAACAGATTTATGAGGTTCAGTCTGGTGATGTGCTAGGAAGCATTGCTCAAAAGCATGACATGACGACAAGTGAGCTTTTAGCGTTAAACCCTGAACTACAAGCGGATCAATTACTTCAAATTGGTCAAGAGGTTGTGATTACAGGGAGCAAGGCCTTTATTTCCGTAGAAACGGTAGAGCAGGTTAAGAAAGTGGAGAAAATTCCTTTCACAACGGACTACCAGCAAACGGACGAGCTATATAAAGGTGAAAGACGTACGGTAACTCATGGTTCAGAGGGTCAGAAGGCCGTTGTCTATGAGATCGTTAAGGTAGACGGTAAGGAAATTACTCGTCAGGCGATTGATTCAGAAGTGATGATTGAGCCTGAAACTGAGGTTGTCTTAGTAGGGACAAAGGTTAAGCCTTCCAGAGGCTCAGGACAGTTCAGCTGGCCAGCGGTTGGTGGTAAGGTTTCCAGTGGTTTTGGTCCTAGGTGGGGCAGGCAGCATAACGGTATTGATATTAGCAGTGTTCGTGACAAAACGATTAAAGCTGCTGACAATGGTAAAGTAACGACAGCTGGTTATCATCGTGGCTATGGAAATTATGTAGTTATCGATCATGGTAATGGCTATGAAACGCTATATGGACATTTAGAATCGATCTCTGTTTCAAAAGGAGATGTCGTCCAAACAGGCGATAAGTTAGGAGTTATGGGGTCAACCGGAAACTCCACGGGTATACACTTGCATTTTGAAATTATTAAAAATGGAAGAAACCTAAACCCAGCTCAGTATGTGAGCCGTTAA
- a CDS encoding GNAT family N-acetyltransferase, protein MIIRGYKDVDKNQILQLAARFSDLEFMSYRDQEKMNKKQMDLAKEAVERNCSNIFVAEEDGEFIGYIELTEQTDYFTGEKQGYVSAIAVLPQGEGKGIGKKLMQKAEEWTAEKGIQVLVLDVFQKNERAIKLYEKLGYQQEIVKMTKVL, encoded by the coding sequence ATGATAATTAGGGGTTACAAAGATGTGGATAAGAACCAGATACTTCAGCTGGCAGCAAGATTTAGTGATTTAGAATTTATGAGCTATAGAGATCAAGAAAAAATGAATAAAAAACAAATGGATTTGGCAAAGGAAGCTGTTGAAAGGAATTGTTCAAATATCTTCGTAGCTGAAGAGGATGGAGAATTTATAGGGTATATTGAGCTGACTGAGCAGACCGATTATTTTACGGGAGAAAAGCAGGGCTATGTATCTGCGATTGCTGTTCTGCCCCAAGGGGAAGGCAAGGGGATTGGTAAAAAATTAATGCAAAAAGCAGAGGAATGGACTGCAGAAAAAGGGATACAGGTTTTAGTATTAGATGTCTTTCAAAAAAATGAAAGAGCTATAAAGTTATATGAGAAACTAGGATATCAACAAGAAATTGTTAAGATGACTAAGGTTTTATAA
- the rdgB gene encoding RdgB/HAM1 family non-canonical purine NTP pyrophosphatase: MSSNMEIIVATNNAGKIKEIKKILEPIGIKALSLDDINLDIDVVEDRDTLEGNAEKKATEIMEIVGKPVLADDSGLFVDALDGRPGVYSKRYAGGDSHQGNLKLLAELEGVPEEKRTAHFKSVICLAFPGESVLLAEGKLEGLIQHEEKGSNGFGYDPIFYLPQRGITLAEASNETKNQISHRALALEKLKETLLDRL, translated from the coding sequence GTGAGTTCTAATATGGAGATTATTGTAGCAACGAATAACGCTGGGAAGATAAAAGAAATAAAGAAAATTCTAGAGCCAATCGGTATTAAGGCGCTTAGTTTGGATGATATTAATCTGGATATTGATGTCGTTGAGGATCGAGATACCTTGGAGGGCAATGCAGAAAAAAAAGCGACTGAGATTATGGAGATCGTAGGTAAGCCTGTATTAGCGGATGACAGTGGTCTGTTTGTAGACGCACTAGATGGGAGACCGGGTGTCTATTCAAAGCGTTATGCTGGTGGAGATTCACATCAAGGGAATCTTAAGCTTTTAGCTGAGCTGGAGGGTGTTCCTGAAGAAAAGAGAACAGCACATTTCAAATCGGTGATATGCCTAGCCTTTCCAGGGGAGTCAGTGCTTTTGGCGGAAGGAAAGCTAGAAGGATTAATCCAGCATGAGGAAAAGGGAAGTAACGGCTTTGGCTATGACCCTATCTTTTATCTGCCTCAAAGGGGTATCACGTTAGCAGAGGCTTCAAATGAAACGAAAAATCAAATTAGCCATAGAGCTCTGGCTTTAGAAAAACTGAAGGAAACCTTGCTTGATCGGTTATGA